A section of the Elizabethkingia anophelis R26 genome encodes:
- a CDS encoding GNAT family N-acetyltransferase, which produces MDNFEIRNMQETDGQLVLDIFKEGIDGNNATFEENVPTWEAWKINHYENCRLVITDENSTVIGWAALSPVSKRPCFSGVAEVSIYLANAVKGQGLGTLLLRRLVNESEENGFWTLQSGIFPENLASLNTHKKCGFKIVGTREKIGKMPDGTWRDIILVEKRKED; this is translated from the coding sequence ATGGATAATTTTGAAATCAGAAACATGCAGGAAACCGACGGTCAGTTGGTATTGGATATTTTTAAAGAGGGTATAGACGGGAATAATGCAACATTTGAAGAAAATGTTCCGACCTGGGAAGCCTGGAAAATCAATCATTATGAAAACTGCAGACTTGTAATAACTGATGAAAACAGTACAGTTATAGGATGGGCAGCTTTATCTCCTGTAAGTAAAAGACCTTGTTTCAGTGGTGTCGCAGAAGTAAGCATCTATCTTGCTAATGCTGTAAAAGGGCAGGGACTTGGGACGTTGCTGCTTCGCAGGCTGGTTAATGAAAGCGAGGAAAATGGTTTTTGGACCTTGCAATCCGGTATTTTCCCTGAAAACTTGGCAAGCCTGAATACTCACAAGAAGTGTGGCTTCAAAATTGTGGGTACTCGTGAGAAAATAGGTAAGATGCCTGATGGAACCTGGAGAGACATTATTTTAGTGGAAAAAAGAAAAGAAGATTAA
- a CDS encoding LytR/AlgR family response regulator transcription factor yields the protein MSEKQYTFIKSGKRLIKLNFDEISIIKGLGNYVEIITTGNKKLVYYKSLKDLIENLPEEFMRVHNSFIINLRNVDYFEDNHLIINDQKISVAKSYKECLQNSIENLLL from the coding sequence ATGTCTGAAAAGCAATATACCTTTATTAAGTCCGGAAAAAGGTTAATCAAATTAAATTTTGACGAGATTTCCATCATTAAAGGATTGGGTAATTATGTTGAGATTATTACAACTGGCAATAAAAAGCTGGTGTATTATAAATCATTAAAAGATCTGATTGAAAACCTTCCGGAAGAATTTATGAGGGTTCATAATTCGTTTATTATCAACCTCAGAAATGTAGATTATTTTGAGGATAATCATTTGATTATAAATGATCAGAAGATTTCTGTTGCGAAAAGCTATAAAGAGTGTCTACAGAATAGTATAGAGAATTTGTTGCTCTAA